One Leopardus geoffroyi isolate Oge1 chromosome C1, O.geoffroyi_Oge1_pat1.0, whole genome shotgun sequence DNA segment encodes these proteins:
- the GNG5 gene encoding guanine nucleotide-binding protein G(I)/G(S)/G(O) subunit gamma-5 yields the protein MSGSSSVAAMKKVVQQLRLEAGLNRVKVSQAAADLKQFCLQNAQHDPLLTGVSSSTNPFRPQKVCSFL from the exons ATGTCGGGTTCCTCCAGCGTCGCCGCTATGAAGAAAGTGGTTCAACAGCTCCGGCTGGAAGCCGGGCTCAACCGCGTGAAG GTTTCCCAGGCAGCTGCAGATTTGAAACAATTCTGTCTGCAGAATGCTCAACACGATCCCCTGCTGACTGGAGTATCTTCAAGTACAAATCCCTTCAGACCCCAGAAAGTCTGTTCCTTTTTGTAG